The Pan troglodytes isolate AG18354 chromosome 1, NHGRI_mPanTro3-v2.0_pri, whole genome shotgun sequence genome includes a region encoding these proteins:
- the RNF220 gene encoding E3 ubiquitin-protein ligase RNF220 isoform X2: MPRARSGRRSRGAGGREETFLRVRANRQTRLNARIGKMKRRKQDEGQVCPLCNRPLAGSEQEMSRHVEHCLSKREGSCMAEDDAVDIEHENNNRFEEYEWCGQKRIRATTLLEGGFRGSGFIMCSGKENPDSDADLDVDGDDTLEYGKPQYTEADVIPCTGEEPGEAKEREALRGAVLNGGPPSTRITPEFSKWASDEMPSTSNGESSKQEAMQKTCKNSDIEKITEDSAVTTFEALKARVRELERQLSRGDRYKCLICMDSYSMPLTSIQCWHVHCEECWLRTLGAKKLCPQCNTITAPGDLRRIYL; encoded by the exons ATGCCGAGAGCCCGGAGCGGCCGGAGGAGCAGAGGGGCCGGCGGGAGGGAGGAA ACCTTTCTGCGAGTACGAGCCAACCGGCAGACCCGACTGAATG CTCGGATTGGGAAAATGAAACGGAGGAAGCAAGATGAAGGGCAGGTATGTCCCCTGTGCAACCGCCCCCTGGCAGGATCGGAGCAGGAGATGAGTAGGCATGTGGAGCATTGCCTTTCTAAG AGGGAAGGCTCCTGCATGGCTGAGGATGATGCTGTGGACATCGAGCATGAGAACAACAACCGCTTTGAGGAGTATGAGTGGTGTGGACAGAAGCGGATACGGGCCACCACTCTCCTGGAAGGTGGCTTCCGAG GCTCTGGCTTCATCATGTGCAGCGGCAAAGAGAACCCGGACAGTGATGCTGACTTGGATGTGGATGGGGATGACACTCTGGAGTATGGGAAGCCACA ATACACGGAGGCTGATGTCATCCCCTGCACAGGCGAGGAGCCTGgtgaagccaaggagagagaggcACTTCGGGGCGCAGTCCTAAA tGGCGGCCCTCCCAGCACGCGCATCACACCTGAGTTCTCTAAATGGGCCAGTGATG AGATGCCATCCACCAGCAATGGTGAAAGCAGCAAGCAGGAGGCCATGCAGAAGACCTGCAAGAACAGCGACATCGAGAA AATCACCGAAGATTCAGCTGTGACCACGTTTGAGGCTCTGAAGGCTCGGGTCAGAGAACTTGAACGGCAGCTATCTCGTGGGGACCGTTACAAATGCCTCATCTGCATG GACTCGTACTCGATGCCCCTAACGTCCATTCAGTGTTGGCACGTGCACTGCGAGGAGTGCTGGCTGCGGACCCTG GGTGCCAAGAAGCTCTGCCCTCAGTGCAACACGATCACAGCGCCCGGAGACCTGCGGAGGATCTACTTGTGA